A window of Flavobacterium flavigenum contains these coding sequences:
- a CDS encoding PorP/SprF family type IX secretion system membrane protein, whose product MKKFLLFLTLFYGSLQLLYSQDTNENGVVSFSLPVRNSLKFNRYLINPTFSFVREQNPIISFYNKRQYIQFDDAPNTYLFNYSGRLKENDGYAIGLFQQNYGLMTVFGGVVNFAHNIVLQEDSNLTFGLNVGAYQSALNKGKIISDSSIEGDFPSNTLIAVNPGINYGTAFLDFGLSMNNLILYNFASGMIKEDPEKAIQLHAMYTGYIDSYGFFDQSRFSGIVKTEIKKDNTIISGLAMLTIPQGIWAQAGYNTLHGVSAGLGLNITPNIAIEYNYERGLGNFTNLGSSHEFVIAYKFRNTNYYYGDDEEGSLIDTSKPKAVIAKKSPTPITRVDGATKAKLAADAKAKADAEAAQARLAAAEKVKADAEAAKAKLAADAKAKADAEALKIKLAAEAKVNVDAEATKAKLAADAKAKADAEALKIKLAAETKAKADAEAAKAKLLADAKAKADAEEAKRKAEAKAKTEAADLESIIAADAKAKADSDALQARLAAEAKAKAAAEAKTKAAKDAAIKAKAAADAKAKAAALAAEKERLAAEAKVKADAEARQARIAAEAKAKADAEALKIKLEADAKAKADAEALKIKLEAEAKAKADAEAIQAKLAAEAKAKADAEAKLVAEAKAKADMEALQAKLLADAKVKADAEATNKAKAEAEAKKLKLAEEAKAKADAEALQAKLAAEAKAKSDAEALQAKLAAEAKAKADAEALQAKLAAEAKAKADAEALQAKLAAEAKAKADAEALQAKLAAEAKAKADAEALQAKLAADAKAKADAEALQAKLAAEAKAKADAEALQAKLAADAKAKADAEALQAKLAADAKAKADAEALQAKLAAEAKAKADAEALQAKLAAEAKAKADAEALQAKLAAEAKAKADAEALQAKLAAEAKAKADAEALQAKLAADAKAKADAEALQAKLAAEAKAKADAEALQAKLAAEAKAKADAEALQAKLAAEAKAKADAEALQAKLAAEAKAKADAEALQAKLAAEAKAKADAEALQAKLAADAKAKADAEALQAKLAAEAKAKADAEALQAKLAADAKAKADALAAAAQKDETAKELDNLTQLVENSGKAQSDLIAQFNATVANKQKDLNDMKEENDLSEKGIYKEPKPFKSVSAENAQIESLRSQIADANRAQKDAIANLTNLYNERLKKVPNKDDALNRAYLEKINELKAAQIKAEQDNIALIANLERIKTETEIEKKRRIKRAAYENDEGRYAQDLAALKRIKETTKISSTPLTESDFDFGEDQSNMQIIKNIKNSDSGYYLIIAVHSSVEKRDEFLTKAVAAGRSDVNFFYNVTTSKYYIYYEKHEDLSGATKALEAKGNKPYNSKMVIVKVEN is encoded by the coding sequence ATGAAGAAATTTTTACTATTCTTAACTTTATTTTACGGCTCATTACAATTACTCTATTCTCAGGATACAAATGAGAATGGAGTTGTTTCGTTTTCATTACCTGTCCGAAATTCATTAAAGTTTAATAGATATTTAATCAACCCAACATTTAGTTTTGTGCGTGAGCAAAACCCAATCATAAGTTTTTATAACAAAAGACAATACATACAATTTGATGATGCCCCTAATACCTATCTTTTTAACTATTCAGGACGTTTAAAAGAAAATGATGGGTATGCCATTGGCTTATTTCAGCAAAATTATGGATTGATGACTGTTTTTGGAGGAGTTGTCAATTTTGCACACAATATTGTTTTACAGGAAGACAGCAATTTAACTTTTGGATTAAATGTGGGTGCTTATCAGAGTGCCTTAAATAAAGGAAAAATAATTTCTGATAGCAGCATTGAAGGAGATTTCCCTTCAAATACTTTAATTGCTGTTAATCCCGGTATTAATTACGGAACCGCCTTTCTTGATTTTGGATTATCAATGAACAATTTGATTCTGTATAATTTTGCTTCAGGAATGATAAAAGAAGATCCCGAAAAAGCGATTCAATTACACGCTATGTATACAGGTTATATTGATAGCTATGGTTTTTTCGATCAAAGTAGATTTTCCGGTATTGTGAAAACAGAAATTAAAAAGGATAATACTATAATTTCAGGACTAGCAATGCTTACTATTCCACAAGGAATTTGGGCGCAGGCGGGTTATAATACTTTACATGGAGTTTCAGCAGGTTTAGGACTTAACATAACCCCTAATATCGCAATAGAATATAATTATGAAAGAGGCTTAGGAAATTTCACGAATTTAGGATCTTCTCATGAATTTGTAATTGCATATAAATTTAGAAACACAAATTACTATTATGGCGATGATGAAGAAGGCTCTCTTATAGATACTTCTAAACCAAAAGCTGTTATAGCTAAAAAATCACCAACTCCTATTACAAGAGTTGATGGAGCAACAAAAGCAAAACTGGCTGCAGATGCTAAAGCAAAAGCTGATGCCGAAGCAGCGCAGGCAAGATTAGCAGCAGCTGAAAAAGTTAAGGCTGACGCTGAGGCTGCAAAAGCAAAATTAGCGGCTGATGCTAAAGCAAAAGCTGACGCAGAAGCACTAAAAATTAAATTAGCTGCTGAAGCAAAAGTAAATGTAGATGCTGAAGCAACAAAAGCAAAATTAGCTGCTGATGCTAAAGCAAAAGCTGATGCAGAAGCATTAAAAATAAAATTAGCTGCAGAAACAAAAGCAAAAGCTGATGCAGAGGCTGCAAAAGCAAAATTATTAGCTGATGCCAAAGCAAAAGCTGATGCCGAAGAAGCGAAACGCAAAGCTGAAGCCAAGGCAAAAACCGAAGCGGCAGATTTAGAATCTATTATTGCTGCAGATGCTAAAGCAAAAGCCGATTCAGATGCTTTACAAGCCAGATTAGCAGCCGAAGCTAAAGCAAAAGCTGCAGCAGAGGCTAAAACAAAAGCTGCAAAAGATGCTGCTATAAAAGCAAAAGCAGCTGCAGACGCAAAAGCAAAAGCAGCAGCATTAGCAGCAGAAAAAGAAAGATTAGCTGCTGAGGCAAAAGTAAAAGCAGATGCAGAGGCAAGACAGGCAAGAATTGCTGCTGAAGCAAAAGCTAAGGCTGATGCAGAAGCACTCAAAATAAAATTAGAAGCTGATGCCAAAGCAAAAGCTGATGCGGAAGCCCTTAAAATAAAATTAGAAGCCGAAGCCAAAGCAAAAGCAGATGCAGAAGCCATACAGGCAAAACTAGCGGCCGAAGCTAAAGCTAAAGCTGACGCAGAGGCAAAACTAGTAGCCGAAGCGAAAGCGAAAGCAGATATGGAAGCCTTACAGGCAAAATTGCTTGCGGATGCTAAAGTTAAAGCTGATGCAGAAGCAACTAATAAAGCAAAAGCTGAAGCCGAAGCTAAAAAATTAAAATTAGCTGAGGAAGCGAAAGCCAAAGCCGATGCAGAAGCACTACAGGCAAAACTAGCCGCTGAAGCCAAAGCCAAATCTGATGCAGAAGCACTTCAGGCAAAACTTGCAGCCGAAGCCAAAGCAAAAGCTGATGCAGAAGCACTTCAGGCAAAACTTGCAGCTGAAGCCAAAGCAAAAGCCGATGCAGAAGCACTTCAGGCAAAACTTGCAGCCGAAGCCAAAGCAAAAGCTGATGCAGAAGCACTTCAGGCAAAACTTGCAGCTGAAGCCAAAGCAAAAGCCGATGCAGAAGCACTACAGGCAAAACTAGCTGCCGATGCTAAAGCGAAAGCCGATGCAGAAGCACTTCAGGCAAAACTAGCTGCTGAAGCCAAAGCAAAAGCCGATGCAGAAGCACTTCAGGCAAAACTAGCTGCTGATGCTAAAGCGAAAGCCGATGCAGAAGCACTTCAGGCAAAACTAGCTGCCGATGCTAAAGCAAAAGCCGATGCAGAAGCACTACAGGCAAAACTTGCAGCTGAAGCCAAAGCAAAAGCTGACGCAGAAGCACTTCAGGCAAAACTAGCCGCTGAAGCCAAAGCAAAAGCCGATGCAGAAGCACTACAGGCAAAACTTGCAGCCGAAGCCAAAGCGAAAGCCGATGCGGAAGCACTTCAGGCAAAACTTGCAGCCGAAGCCAAAGCCAAAGCTGACGCAGAAGCACTTCAGGCAAAACTAGCCGCGGATGCCAAAGCCAAAGCTGACGCAGAAGCACTTCAGGCAAAACTAGCCGCTGAAGCCAAAGCAAAAGCTGACGCAGAAGCACTTCAGGCAAAACTAGCCGCTGAAGCCAAAGCAAAAGCCGATGCAGAAGCACTACAGGCAAAACTTGCAGCCGAAGCCAAAGCGAAAGCCGATGCGGAAGCACTTCAGGCAAAACTTGCAGCCGAAGCCAAAGCGAAAGCCGATGCGGAAGCACTTCAGGCAAAACTTGCAGCCGAAGCCAAAGCCAAAGCTGACGCAGAAGCACTTCAGGCAAAACTAGCTGCCGATGCTAAAGCGAAAGCCGATGCAGAAGCACTTCAGGCAAAACTTGCAGCCGAAGCCAAAGCAAAAGCCGATGCAGAAGCACTACAGGCAAAACTAGCTGCCGATGCTAAAGCGAAAGCCGATGCATTAGCCGCAGCAGCTCAAAAAGACGAAACTGCAAAAGAGCTTGATAACTTAACTCAATTGGTTGAAAATTCAGGTAAAGCTCAATCAGATTTAATTGCTCAGTTTAACGCAACTGTTGCTAACAAGCAAAAAGATCTGAATGATATGAAGGAAGAAAATGATTTGAGCGAAAAAGGAATTTATAAAGAACCTAAACCATTTAAGAGTGTTAGTGCTGAAAATGCTCAGATAGAATCTTTAAGAAGTCAAATAGCTGATGCAAACAGAGCTCAAAAGGATGCGATAGCTAATTTGACAAATTTATATAACGAAAGACTTAAAAAAGTTCCTAATAAAGATGACGCTTTAAACAGAGCTTATTTAGAAAAAATCAACGAATTAAAAGCAGCTCAAATAAAAGCGGAACAAGATAATATAGCCTTAATTGCAAATTTAGAGCGTATTAAGACTGAGACTGAAATTGAGAAAAAACGTAGAATTAAACGTGCGGCTTATGAAAATGATGAAGGAAGATATGCACAGGATCTTGCTGCTCTTAAGCGTATAAAAGAGACAACAAAAATAAGCAGTACGCCATTAACAGAAAGCGATTTTGATTTTGGTGAAGATCAGTCAAACATGCAGATTATTAAGAATATTAAAAATTCTGATAGTGGATATTATCTAATTATTGCAGTTCATAGCAGCGTTGAAAAACGCGATGAATTTTTGACAAAAGCTGTAGCAGCAGGACGATCGGATGTTAATTTCTTTTATAATGTGACGACAAGTAAATATTATATCTATTACGAAAAACATGAAGATTTATCCGGAGCAACTAAGGCATTAGAAGCAAAAGGAAACAAACCTTATAATAGCAAAATGGTTATTGTAAAAGTTGAAAATTAG
- the sprC gene encoding gliding motility protein SprC, giving the protein MIKKTTLSLIKSLLFLGVFLFTVYHSNAQATISASKSDFLNICAGEIVNGKPFNEYYTTFTYSGLPADVTFAVEISDENGNFSTTPVFLNVLEVTTISATQKRIKFAVPVDFKGSNNYSLRIKSSNGINSQRIRNINNQDTFSIYYKNYVEPFSINNQGANAAFCSGGSLTLSIDNATPAIKESSPINYINLKYTWYKNDILIPGQSAASLAVNSPGSYYAKIDYGPCSDNNYSSNRVNVTSISGSGSTTSISSSLGNPFCANGGNTVLTATSGNSYVWKKDGVVISGVTTRTYATSEAGVYTVDVNFGGCTASGSINLVSNSFDASIDVAEEIELQEGETRSVSVTDDASSPTYEWYRYDNLIAGATTDTYVVSFAGRYKVKISQAGGCISTKEFTFKVKGPQGDATVIPNIIKLSGDSNPYWNIPEEYKNENTKVIIISSNGEKVLDVVNYQGDWPQTGLDIKNVNPVYYYVIKGDAGEKKGSITVLK; this is encoded by the coding sequence ATGATCAAAAAAACTACTCTTTCTCTGATAAAATCATTACTTTTTTTAGGAGTATTTTTATTTACCGTTTACCATTCTAATGCACAAGCTACAATATCAGCAAGTAAATCTGATTTTTTGAATATTTGTGCAGGAGAAATAGTAAACGGCAAACCCTTTAATGAGTATTACACAACTTTTACATACAGTGGTTTACCTGCTGATGTAACTTTTGCTGTTGAGATATCTGACGAGAATGGTAATTTCTCAACTACACCTGTTTTCCTTAATGTATTAGAAGTAACAACAATATCTGCTACACAAAAAAGGATCAAGTTTGCGGTTCCTGTTGACTTTAAAGGATCTAATAATTACAGTTTAAGAATAAAAAGCAGTAATGGCATCAATAGTCAAAGAATAAGAAACATCAATAATCAAGATACTTTTTCTATTTATTATAAAAATTATGTAGAGCCATTTTCTATTAATAATCAGGGTGCAAATGCTGCTTTTTGTAGCGGTGGAAGCCTGACACTTTCTATTGATAATGCGACACCTGCTATAAAAGAATCTTCTCCTATCAACTATATAAACTTAAAATACACTTGGTACAAAAACGATATATTAATTCCAGGACAAAGTGCAGCAAGTTTAGCAGTAAACTCTCCAGGTAGTTATTACGCAAAAATTGACTACGGTCCTTGTTCTGATAATAATTACAGTTCTAATCGTGTTAACGTTACTAGCATATCCGGATCAGGTTCTACCACTTCTATATCTTCAAGTTTAGGAAATCCATTTTGTGCAAACGGAGGTAATACAGTGTTAACTGCAACTTCCGGAAATAGCTATGTTTGGAAAAAAGATGGAGTAGTAATAAGCGGTGTAACAACCCGTACTTATGCCACTAGTGAAGCCGGCGTTTATACAGTTGATGTTAATTTTGGAGGGTGTACGGCTTCAGGAAGTATAAACCTTGTTAGTAATAGTTTTGATGCAAGTATTGATGTTGCTGAAGAAATTGAACTTCAGGAGGGTGAAACCAGAAGCGTATCAGTAACAGATGATGCTTCAAGTCCAACTTATGAATGGTATAGATATGATAATCTTATTGCAGGAGCTACAACTGATACTTATGTAGTTTCTTTCGCAGGAAGGTACAAGGTAAAAATTTCTCAGGCAGGCGGATGTATTTCTACTAAAGAATTTACTTTTAAAGTTAAAGGTCCACAGGGTGACGCTACAGTAATTCCAAATATAATTAAACTCAGCGGTGATTCAAATCCCTATTGGAATATTCCTGAAGAATATAAAAACGAAAACACAAAAGTCATAATTATCAGTTCTAATGGCGAAAAAGTTCTGGATGTTGTCAATTATCAGGGTGACTGGCCTCAGACAGGATTAGATATTAAAAATGTAAATCCGGTATATTACTATGTTATTAAAGGCGATGCAGGTGAAAAAAAAGGATCAATAACAGTGCTGAAATAA
- a CDS encoding ATP-binding protein, translating to MQFSQILGQDYIKSHLIKSASSGRIPHAQLFIGPEGCGTLLTAIAYAQYILCNNSGNENSNGNDSCNLKFENISHPDLHFIYPTVTTEDVKTKPKSLDFIQDWRTFIQEMPYGGLFDWYKILGVQNKQGEIRVEDAQEVLKSLSLKSYEGGYKIMIIWMADKMNIAASNKLLKLLEEPSDKTIFILISENEEDIIQTIRSRCQVIHFNGLPDKVISEALVSRENIDLNLAKKIAHQAQGNFNKALSLLKDDDSEYPFEQWFVNWVRAAFRAKGNAAAIQDLISWSEEIAGLGRESQKKFIQFCIEMFRQALLLNYEAPALVYIEPKVDKFKLENFAPFVNGNNIHLIFKELSDAMYHIERNGNAKIILTDLSIKLTRLIHKK from the coding sequence ATGCAATTTTCACAAATTTTAGGTCAGGATTACATCAAAAGCCACTTAATTAAAAGTGCTTCTTCGGGAAGAATTCCACATGCACAATTATTTATAGGGCCAGAAGGCTGTGGCACATTATTAACTGCTATCGCCTATGCGCAATACATTTTATGTAATAATTCAGGTAATGAAAATTCAAATGGAAATGATTCCTGTAATCTGAAATTTGAAAATATTTCGCATCCTGATCTTCACTTTATATATCCAACAGTAACTACAGAGGATGTTAAAACAAAACCTAAAAGCTTGGATTTCATTCAGGACTGGCGAACATTTATTCAGGAAATGCCTTACGGTGGCTTATTTGACTGGTATAAAATTTTGGGCGTACAAAACAAACAGGGCGAAATTCGTGTAGAAGATGCTCAGGAAGTTCTAAAATCGCTTTCACTAAAATCATATGAAGGCGGATATAAAATTATGATTATCTGGATGGCTGATAAAATGAATATTGCTGCCTCTAATAAATTATTGAAACTATTAGAAGAACCATCTGATAAGACCATTTTTATTCTGATTTCGGAAAATGAAGAAGACATTATCCAAACTATACGCTCACGTTGCCAGGTAATTCACTTTAATGGTTTACCCGACAAAGTAATTTCAGAAGCATTAGTTTCTCGGGAAAATATAGATCTGAACTTAGCTAAAAAAATTGCACATCAGGCACAAGGAAATTTTAACAAAGCACTTTCCTTATTAAAAGATGATGATTCTGAATATCCTTTTGAACAATGGTTTGTTAATTGGGTCCGTGCCGCATTTAGGGCTAAAGGAAATGCTGCGGCCATTCAGGATCTAATTTCCTGGAGTGAAGAAATTGCCGGTCTGGGCCGGGAAAGTCAGAAAAAATTCATCCAGTTTTGCATTGAAATGTTCAGACAGGCACTTTTGCTAAATTATGAAGCACCTGCTTTGGTTTACATCGAACCAAAAGTTGATAAATTTAAGCTGGAAAATTTTGCTCCTTTCGTAAATGGAAACAACATTCATCTTATTTTCAAAGAACTCTCAGATGCTATGTACCATATCGAAAGAAACGGAAATGCAAAAATAATCCTGACTGATTTATCCATAAAACTTACTCGTTTAATTCATAAAAAATAA
- a CDS encoding DoxX family protein, giving the protein MTNVASVLLLIFLALTFLQSGYEKIFYWKENVTWLKEHFAKTILKNQVPLALLHLLILELISGVLCIVGAIQLVTKSGREFGFYGAIFSCICLLMMLFGQRLAKDYDGARTIVIYFIPAVMAVYWLN; this is encoded by the coding sequence ATGACTAATGTTGCTTCTGTTTTACTGTTGATTTTTTTGGCTTTGACTTTTTTACAATCCGGCTATGAGAAAATTTTTTACTGGAAAGAAAATGTTACATGGCTTAAAGAACATTTTGCTAAAACTATTTTAAAAAATCAGGTTCCACTTGCGCTTCTTCATCTCTTAATTTTAGAATTAATTTCGGGAGTTTTATGTATCGTTGGCGCTATACAATTAGTAACAAAAAGCGGCCGTGAGTTTGGCTTTTACGGCGCTATTTTTTCTTGTATCTGTTTATTAATGATGCTTTTCGGCCAACGTTTGGCTAAGGATTATGATGGAGCAAGAACTATCGTAATTTATTTTATTCCTGCCGTAATGGCGGTTTACTGGCTGAATTAA
- a CDS encoding acyl-CoA thioesterase → MNPKHPSESLTILTDLVLPSETNPLNNLFGGELLARMDRAASIAARRHSRRIVVTASVNHVAFNRAIPLGAVVTIEAKVSRSFKSSMEVFIDVWVEDRESGSKTKANEAIYTFVAVDDSGRPVEVPPIVPETELEIQRFDAALRRKQLSLLLAGKIKPEDATELKALFL, encoded by the coding sequence ATGAATCCAAAACACCCTTCAGAATCTCTGACTATACTAACTGATTTAGTTTTACCAAGCGAAACGAATCCTCTAAATAATCTTTTTGGAGGTGAATTACTGGCCCGTATGGATCGTGCTGCCAGTATTGCTGCACGAAGGCATTCACGCAGGATTGTGGTAACTGCTTCTGTAAATCATGTTGCTTTTAACAGGGCAATTCCACTTGGAGCTGTAGTCACAATAGAAGCAAAAGTTTCCAGATCTTTTAAAAGTTCCATGGAAGTTTTTATTGATGTGTGGGTAGAAGACCGTGAATCCGGAAGCAAAACCAAAGCCAATGAAGCCATTTATACTTTTGTAGCAGTGGATGATAGCGGAAGACCTGTTGAAGTACCGCCCATTGTACCTGAAACTGAGCTCGAAATTCAACGTTTTGATGCTGCCTTACGCCGTAAACAATTAAGTTTATTATTAGCAGGCAAAATAAAACCTGAAGATGCAACAGAATTGAAGGCTTTGTTTTTATAG
- the recA gene encoding recombinase RecA, producing the protein MSSEKDAKLKALQLTLDKLDKTYGKGTVMKMGDKAIVEVETISSGSLGVDLALGVNGYPKGRIIEIYGPESSGKTTLTLHAIAEAQKAGGIAAFIDAEHAFDRNYAEKLGVDIENLIISQPDNGEQALEIAENLIRSGAIDIVVIDSVAALTPKSEIEGEMGDSKMGLHARLMSQALRKLTGTISKTNCTVFFINQLREKIGVMFGNPETTTGGNALKFYASVRLDIRRSAQIKDGENVIGNRTKVKIVKNKVAPPFKTAEFDIMYGEGVSKTGEILDLAVEFDIIKKAGSWFSYGDTKLGQGRDAVKTLIKDNPELADELEIKIKEHIKELANA; encoded by the coding sequence ATGAGTTCAGAGAAAGATGCCAAATTAAAAGCGCTACAACTTACGCTTGACAAATTAGATAAAACTTACGGAAAAGGAACCGTAATGAAAATGGGCGACAAAGCCATTGTAGAAGTTGAGACAATTTCTTCTGGTTCCCTTGGTGTTGATTTAGCACTTGGAGTAAACGGATATCCAAAAGGGAGAATTATCGAAATATATGGTCCGGAATCATCTGGTAAAACCACTTTAACATTGCACGCCATTGCTGAGGCTCAAAAAGCAGGTGGAATTGCTGCTTTTATTGATGCTGAACATGCATTCGACAGAAATTATGCTGAAAAATTAGGGGTAGATATCGAAAACCTGATTATCTCTCAGCCTGACAACGGGGAGCAGGCTTTAGAAATTGCTGAAAATCTTATTCGTTCAGGAGCAATTGATATTGTCGTTATTGACTCTGTTGCTGCTTTAACTCCGAAAAGCGAAATTGAAGGTGAAATGGGAGATTCTAAAATGGGTCTCCATGCTCGTTTGATGTCTCAAGCCTTAAGAAAACTTACCGGGACTATCAGCAAGACAAATTGTACTGTTTTCTTTATCAATCAATTGAGAGAAAAAATAGGTGTAATGTTTGGTAACCCTGAAACTACTACCGGTGGTAACGCTTTGAAGTTTTATGCTTCTGTACGTTTGGATATTCGTCGTTCAGCACAAATTAAAGATGGTGAAAACGTGATCGGAAACAGAACTAAAGTAAAAATTGTAAAAAACAAAGTTGCTCCACCATTTAAAACTGCTGAATTTGATATTATGTACGGAGAAGGTGTTTCTAAAACCGGAGAAATACTAGATTTAGCTGTTGAATTTGATATTATTAAAAAAGCAGGTTCATGGTTTAGCTACGGTGATACTAAATTAGGACAAGGACGTGATGCAGTTAAGACTTTAATTAAGGATAATCCTGAATTAGCTGATGAATTAGAAATAAAAATTAAAGAACACATCAAAGAATTGGCTAACGCTTAA
- a CDS encoding lysophospholipid acyltransferase family protein, with the protein MKGIKIIFWIFWRIWFYILMAIPILIMLPFLVASIITESGYPYFFKMARIWAKFILFGMGFHYKTERLQKLEKGKSYMIVANHTSMTDIMLMLAIIRNPFVFVGKKELVKIPLFGFFYKRTCILVDRNSSKSKNEVFKRAQDRLNQGLSICIFPEGGVPDDESILLDEFKDGAFRLAIDHQIPIVPIVFADNKKRFSYTFLSGSPGKMRAKIFSFIETKGLTGENRKDLRDEIRQLIYKGLLEFKKKN; encoded by the coding sequence ATGAAAGGAATTAAAATTATTTTTTGGATTTTTTGGCGCATTTGGTTCTACATTTTAATGGCCATTCCAATATTGATTATGCTGCCATTTTTAGTGGCTTCAATTATAACGGAAAGCGGATATCCCTATTTTTTTAAAATGGCCCGGATTTGGGCAAAATTTATCCTTTTCGGAATGGGTTTTCATTACAAAACCGAGCGTCTGCAAAAATTGGAAAAAGGAAAAAGTTACATGATTGTAGCGAACCACACTTCAATGACAGATATTATGCTTATGCTGGCAATTATCAGAAATCCATTTGTTTTTGTTGGAAAGAAAGAATTGGTAAAGATTCCGTTATTTGGATTTTTCTACAAAAGAACCTGTATATTAGTGGATAGAAATTCTTCAAAGAGTAAAAATGAAGTTTTTAAAAGAGCTCAGGACAGACTTAATCAGGGGCTTAGTATTTGTATTTTTCCTGAAGGAGGTGTTCCTGATGATGAATCAATTTTATTAGATGAATTTAAAGATGGTGCATTCAGGTTGGCTATAGACCATCAAATTCCAATTGTTCCAATCGTTTTCGCGGATAATAAAAAACGTTTTTCTTATACATTTTTAAGCGGTAGCCCGGGCAAAATGAGAGCAAAAATTTTCTCTTTTATTGAAACAAAAGGATTAACAGGAGAAAATAGAAAAGACCTTCGTGATGAAATAAGACAATTGATTTACAAAGGATTACTTGAATTTAAAAAGAAAAATTAA
- the trpS gene encoding tryptophan--tRNA ligase — protein sequence MAKILTGVQSTGTPHLGNLLGAIIPAIELSNNPANESYLFIADLHSITQIKDGKTLRENTYSTAAAWLACGLNPDKVTFYRQSDVVQTAELTWYLSCFFPYQRLTLAHSFKDKSDRLDDVNAGLFTYPMLMAADILLYDAEFVPVGKDQLQHLEITRDVASRFNHQMGETFVLPEAKIQENIMLIPGTNGGKMSKSANNIINIFLDDKALRKQVMSIETDSTPLEDPKNPDTCNAFAIYSLLADETQITQMRANYLGGNYGYGHAKQALFELITEKFKTEREKYNYYINNLEEVDTLLKKGAAKASIVADGVLARVREVLGFGK from the coding sequence ATGGCAAAAATACTAACCGGTGTTCAGAGTACCGGAACACCACACTTAGGCAATTTATTAGGAGCAATTATTCCCGCGATCGAATTATCAAATAATCCGGCAAACGAATCGTATTTGTTTATAGCCGATTTGCATTCGATTACTCAAATAAAAGACGGAAAAACATTAAGAGAAAATACGTATAGTACTGCTGCAGCATGGCTTGCATGTGGCTTAAACCCTGATAAAGTTACATTTTACAGACAATCTGATGTAGTACAAACGGCTGAACTGACATGGTATTTAAGTTGTTTCTTTCCTTATCAACGTTTGACTTTAGCGCATTCTTTCAAAGATAAATCGGATCGTTTAGATGATGTTAATGCAGGACTGTTTACTTATCCGATGCTAATGGCGGCTGATATTTTATTGTATGATGCCGAATTTGTTCCGGTAGGAAAAGACCAATTACAGCATCTTGAAATTACGCGTGATGTAGCATCTCGTTTCAATCACCAAATGGGTGAAACCTTTGTGCTTCCGGAAGCTAAAATTCAGGAAAACATCATGCTTATTCCAGGAACAAACGGGGGAAAAATGAGTAAATCTGCTAATAATATCATCAATATTTTTCTGGATGATAAGGCGTTACGTAAACAAGTAATGAGTATTGAAACTGACAGTACTCCGCTTGAAGATCCTAAAAATCCGGATACCTGCAATGCGTTTGCTATTTACTCTCTTTTAGCAGATGAGACTCAGATTACTCAAATGAGAGCGAATTACTTAGGAGGAAATTATGGTTACGGTCACGCAAAACAAGCCTTATTTGAATTGATTACTGAGAAATTCAAAACAGAAAGAGAAAAATACAATTACTACATAAACAACCTTGAAGAAGTAGATACACTGTTAAAAAAAGGTGCCGCAAAAGCATCTATTGTTGCTGATGGTGTACTAGCAAGAGTTCGGGAAGTTCTTGGATTTGGAAAATAG